A section of the Stanieria cyanosphaera PCC 7437 genome encodes:
- a CDS encoding metal-dependent hydrolase, whose protein sequence is MMSRTHIVLAVAATSLILGTADPIVLSLGAVCSQLPDVDTTKSFSGRILFPLSSYLEKRFAHRSITHSFLALSFFAILIFPVTFFGYQYYLGMVSGYFWGFFGDVFTKSGVALFYPSKVRAICPANPRLRLSTGSSAEWFVLFILVIFAILSIQINSAGGIVRSFNQALGLPSGAIETVNSDASRYLLKAHIKGRNAITQEPIEKAYEIIQPLNQNDLLVKDELGTTYRVGNSQESQIIASQMKIDRVAPITTTVTNIFLDDEDLYEKIAALPQERTYLSGTLTIFDTDGLIIPTHIDRYDTITLQPASDIAYARLIAATPQEVLRLLGDYYASGNLVVRIVKGK, encoded by the coding sequence ATGATGTCGCGGACTCACATAGTCCTGGCTGTAGCTGCTACTTCTCTTATTTTAGGTACGGCTGACCCAATTGTCTTGAGTCTGGGGGCAGTTTGTTCTCAATTACCCGATGTAGATACCACTAAAAGTTTTTCAGGACGAATCCTATTTCCTCTCAGTAGCTATTTAGAAAAGCGTTTTGCCCATCGTTCCATTACCCATAGTTTTCTAGCATTATCTTTCTTTGCTATTCTTATTTTCCCCGTCACCTTCTTCGGCTATCAATACTATCTGGGTATGGTTTCTGGTTACTTCTGGGGCTTTTTTGGCGATGTCTTTACCAAATCAGGAGTAGCACTGTTTTATCCTTCTAAAGTTAGGGCTATCTGTCCCGCCAATCCCAGGTTGAGATTATCTACTGGCAGTAGTGCAGAATGGTTTGTCCTGTTTATCTTGGTAATCTTTGCCATTCTCAGCATTCAGATTAATTCAGCAGGAGGTATAGTTAGGAGCTTCAATCAAGCATTAGGCTTACCGTCAGGGGCAATAGAAACCGTCAACTCTGACGCATCCCGTTACTTACTCAAAGCGCACATCAAAGGACGTAACGCCATTACTCAAGAGCCAATAGAGAAGGCATACGAAATTATTCAACCTCTCAATCAAAATGACTTACTGGTTAAAGATGAACTGGGAACTACCTATCGGGTGGGCAATTCTCAAGAAAGCCAAATTATTGCCAGTCAAATGAAGATTGATCGAGTAGCACCGATAACTACTACCGTAACTAATATTTTCCTCGATGATGAGGACTTATACGAAAAGATCGCAGCCTTACCCCAAGAGCGAACCTATCTCAGTGGTACGCTAACTATCTTCGATACCGATGGTCTGATTATTCCCACCCACATAGACCGCTATGACACGATTACTTTACAGCCAGCCAGCGATATTGCCTATGCAAGGTTGATTGCTGCTACTCCACAGGAAGTGTTGAGGTTGTTGGGGGATTATTATGCCAGTGGGAATTTAGTAGTAAGGATTGTAAAGGGAAAATAG
- a CDS encoding ATP-binding protein translates to MFARKEKPLPIAVLKPEPINTQQTKGEGIHLGEGYYWNPEALPNGHIVAIGASGSGKTQTLKAIAFSLHQTYPEMQVILLDFHGDQEIIGETYYPIHMASPHGINPLVVNLDPEGGGSNLQAIQIAGILKKSLRLGPNQEGMLIEIIKTCYLKRGIVQEQRSTWSFEPPNFDDIEEELNRRVATAFQDEEKKELAESICVRDLPVGKPNASGIYFIFHHKGAGGENIPQSPPSSPSLLYIGAARDIQKRIDGHHHIRYLLKEHYPGETFQIRYYEHLSDWQELIKLENYLIQIHKPPLNQTTLRTECKESQKLKLKLAATFQYGVFSRPQPEFNEKLVRIDLSKLPTELRAIAAESLAWQLMNQHRLQGEIQGRLPRTFLFIDEAKEMPKKEGSACDQIIADGRKFGLALVMASQSERHLSADVIGNSSTKIVLPVDQTEVKKVSQKFRFSEKKVEALTPLTALCRFGKDAELLKIQPYYQRERRC, encoded by the coding sequence ATGTTTGCCAGGAAAGAAAAACCCTTACCAATAGCCGTCCTCAAACCCGAACCCATCAACACCCAACAAACAAAAGGTGAAGGCATCCACTTAGGAGAGGGTTATTACTGGAATCCCGAAGCTTTACCCAACGGTCATATTGTGGCTATTGGTGCGTCTGGCAGTGGGAAGACGCAGACCCTCAAGGCGATCGCTTTTTCTCTCCATCAAACCTACCCAGAGATGCAGGTTATTCTGCTAGATTTTCACGGCGACCAAGAAATCATTGGTGAGACTTACTATCCGATACACATGGCATCTCCTCACGGTATCAATCCTTTGGTAGTCAATCTCGACCCTGAAGGGGGGGGTTCTAATTTACAAGCAATACAGATAGCGGGGATATTGAAGAAATCCCTGCGCCTTGGTCCTAATCAGGAAGGGATGCTGATTGAGATTATTAAAACTTGCTATCTCAAACGGGGTATAGTTCAGGAGCAACGGTCAACATGGAGTTTCGAGCCTCCTAATTTTGATGATATCGAAGAAGAACTGAACCGCCGAGTAGCTACGGCATTTCAAGATGAAGAGAAGAAAGAACTAGCCGAAAGTATCTGTGTTCGGGATTTACCAGTGGGTAAGCCTAACGCCAGTGGTATTTATTTCATTTTCCATCACAAAGGTGCAGGGGGAGAAAATATACCTCAATCCCCCCCATCTTCCCCATCTCTCTTATACATCGGTGCAGCTAGAGACATTCAAAAACGCATCGATGGACACCACCACATTCGTTACCTCCTCAAAGAACATTATCCAGGGGAAACCTTTCAAATCCGCTACTACGAACATCTATCTGATTGGCAGGAACTAATCAAACTCGAAAACTACCTGATCCAAATCCACAAACCACCTCTTAACCAAACCACCCTCAGAACCGAATGCAAAGAAAGCCAGAAATTAAAGCTAAAGCTAGCAGCTACTTTTCAGTATGGAGTTTTCAGCCGTCCCCAACCAGAGTTTAACGAGAAGCTGGTACGGATCGATCTATCCAAATTACCCACCGAACTAAGAGCGATCGCAGCCGAGTCTTTAGCATGGCAACTAATGAACCAACATCGCTTACAGGGAGAAATACAGGGTAGACTTCCCCGCACCTTCCTATTCATTGATGAAGCCAAGGAAATGCCCAAAAAGGAAGGCAGTGCTTGCGACCAAATAATTGCTGATGGGCGTAAATTCGGACTGGCTCTAGTAATGGCATCCCAATCAGAACGTCATCTATCTGCTGATGTTATTGGCAATTCCAGCACCAAAATTGTCTTACCAGTTGATCAAACAGAAGTTAAAAAGGTATCCCAAAAGTTTAGATTTTCCGAGAAAAAAGTAGAAGCTCTTACTCCCCTAACTGCCCTCTGTCGGTTTGGTAAAGATGCCGAACTACTAAAAATCCAGCCCTATTACCAACGTGAGCGAAGATGCTGA
- a CDS encoding nucleotidyltransferase family protein — MVYTVWSAFNRFRTDTVDLAPDVTDRARTSRNYLFDQVKRLANNNADFPRLKGGYLSFGSFARKTKIQPLDDVDILILLNDENTEVQSLYNEPYTYYLKAKNSFAPLYLFTDDYNYVNSTKILNKIKYHLSSISNYKKAEIKKTMQAVTLNLSSYDWVFDIVPAVPAYNYSGSIAYYLIPDGKGKWIKTDPRVDSTNVTKINSRHNGKFLPTLRLLKYWNRRTHKPRLQSYYFETLAIQVFQYASSIDNFPNAIKYFFDNCPFYINQICSDPKNLGTALDLSVPQSTKDKIITAMSEASTFAKYALVYEEKSDNKEAIYWWQRIFGYEFPSYG; from the coding sequence ATGGTATATACAGTCTGGAGTGCATTTAATCGATTTAGAACAGATACCGTTGACCTCGCTCCAGATGTTACAGATCGAGCTAGAACAAGTCGTAATTATCTATTTGACCAGGTTAAAAGACTTGCGAATAATAACGCAGACTTTCCCAGACTAAAAGGTGGCTATTTATCATTTGGTTCATTTGCTAGAAAAACAAAAATTCAGCCATTAGATGATGTAGATATTTTGATTCTCTTAAATGATGAAAATACAGAAGTACAATCACTATACAACGAACCTTATACTTACTATTTAAAAGCTAAAAATAGCTTTGCTCCTTTATATTTATTTACTGATGATTATAACTATGTAAATTCAACAAAAATACTTAACAAAATCAAATATCATTTATCATCAATTAGTAATTATAAAAAAGCTGAGATTAAGAAGACTATGCAAGCAGTAACTCTTAATCTTAGTTCTTATGATTGGGTATTTGATATTGTACCAGCCGTACCTGCTTATAATTATTCTGGAAGTATAGCTTACTATTTGATACCAGATGGTAAAGGCAAGTGGATTAAAACAGATCCGCGAGTAGACTCAACCAATGTAACTAAAATTAACTCCAGACATAATGGTAAATTCTTACCAACGCTACGACTATTAAAGTATTGGAATCGGCGAACGCATAAGCCCAGACTTCAATCCTATTACTTTGAAACTTTAGCAATTCAAGTATTTCAATATGCTTCTTCAATTGATAATTTTCCTAATGCAATAAAATACTTTTTTGATAATTGTCCTTTTTATATAAATCAAATATGTTCAGACCCAAAGAATTTAGGAACAGCATTAGATTTATCTGTTCCTCAAAGCACAAAAGATAAAATTATTACTGCAATGTCCGAAGCCTCAACTTTTGCTAAATATGCTTTAGTCTATGAAGAGAAATCAGATAATAAAGAAGCTATTTATTGGTGGCAAAGAATTTTCGGCTATGAGTTTCCTTCTTACGGCTAG
- a CDS encoding S-4TM family putative pore-forming effector has protein sequence MNSITQEQLEHKQLERLAAQRQIYSDAKKIQAINMILSVPAVIVWSILVVKFPDLKIWSAFWGITVTFLGFIVFNPFQKELQEKAAKIQQLFDCDVLQLSWNELNSGKRPEPELICQKSRNYRRNHSDYSKLKDWYPIGVSQLPIHLGRLVCQRTNCWWDAQLRRRYAYYIQLIIIGLSIFVFLIGFINGLTLEKFFLAVFFPLTPVLFFGINQYRDNIEAASRLDRLKDEAESYWRQAINQKLVPQELTQLSYKLQNSIYDNRRRNPLIFDWIYNRIRDENEEQMNQGAEALIEELFKNP, from the coding sequence ATGAATTCAATTACTCAAGAACAGTTAGAACATAAGCAGTTAGAGCGTCTCGCAGCCCAAAGACAAATTTACTCAGATGCCAAAAAAATTCAAGCAATTAACATGATTCTTAGTGTACCAGCAGTTATTGTTTGGTCTATTTTAGTGGTGAAATTTCCTGATTTAAAAATCTGGTCTGCTTTTTGGGGAATTACTGTAACTTTTTTAGGATTTATTGTATTTAATCCTTTCCAAAAAGAACTACAAGAAAAGGCTGCTAAAATTCAACAATTATTTGATTGTGATGTACTTCAATTAAGTTGGAATGAACTCAATTCTGGAAAGCGTCCTGAACCAGAATTAATTTGCCAAAAAAGTCGAAATTATAGACGTAATCATTCTGATTATTCAAAACTAAAAGATTGGTATCCAATTGGTGTAAGTCAATTACCAATTCATTTAGGTCGTTTAGTTTGTCAACGTACTAATTGCTGGTGGGATGCTCAATTAAGAAGACGGTATGCTTACTATATACAGTTAATAATTATTGGGTTATCAATATTTGTATTTTTAATAGGATTTATTAATGGTTTAACCTTAGAAAAATTTTTCTTAGCAGTATTTTTTCCTTTGACACCTGTATTATTTTTTGGAATTAATCAATATCGCGATAATATTGAAGCTGCTTCTAGATTAGATCGTCTAAAAGATGAAGCAGAAAGTTACTGGCGACAAGCTATTAATCAAAAATTAGTACCTCAAGAACTCACTCAATTATCTTATAAGTTACAAAATAGTATCTATGATAATCGTCGCCGAAATCCGTTAATCTTCGATTGGATATATAACCGTATTAGAGATGAAAATGAAGAACAAATGAATCAAGGTGCTGAAGCTTTGATTGAAGAATTATTTAAAAACCCTTAA
- a CDS encoding DNA-binding protein: protein MSKDKREQVFQACQELLEEEKSVTVRAVIDRVGGSSRDISPIVKEFKENLEQESFLSVSEKAEVDYSHSDEEEHINADPVAANLERVDREAQLIAARKIIATAYYEKTQQFNLPGLQEEVNQALSEVDALVNSQTLSPKGMLNWLKGRQKQPQY from the coding sequence ATGAGTAAAGACAAGAGAGAGCAAGTTTTCCAAGCCTGTCAAGAATTATTAGAAGAAGAAAAAAGCGTTACCGTCAGAGCAGTAATAGATCGCGTTGGTGGTTCTTCTCGCGACATTTCCCCCATCGTCAAAGAATTTAAAGAAAACCTCGAACAAGAAAGCTTTCTCTCCGTCTCAGAAAAAGCCGAAGTCGATTACAGTCATTCTGATGAAGAAGAACACATTAATGCTGACCCCGTAGCAGCTAATTTAGAAAGAGTGGACAGAGAGGCTCAACTAATTGCTGCCAGAAAGATTATTGCTACTGCTTACTACGAAAAAACGCAGCAGTTTAACTTACCAGGACTACAGGAAGAAGTAAATCAGGCATTATCGGAGGTTGATGCCTTAGTTAATTCCCAGACATTATCCCCAAAAGGGATGTTGAACTGGCTCAAGGGGAGACAGAAACAACCACAATATTAG
- a CDS encoding tyrosine-type recombinase/integrase yields the protein MEKITHHTPSHLENSFNAKIERHFTHTEPDVLAQFLLDKRNPSTRKAYAKDLNDFFRVTTGQVANLDAVLEFLHLERSAAVGVVLNYKSKLFDKGLSEATVNRRLASIKTLCSMGRKLGICQFTLEDVKGERVQQYRDTTGISPEEYRKVLDLCDRSSLQGIRDYALLKLLWDNALRRNEVSLLNYGDFEPLSRELTILGKGKGTQTEIIGLSTSTTNALLDWCKAYKHKKKKEPLFVALDFKHKGHRITGDGIYKLVRRYCREAGITKRMSPHRVRHSSITAALDATDGNVRKVQKLSRHRQIDTLMIYDDNRAKDQVELSEMLSGLTD from the coding sequence ATGGAAAAAATTACTCATCATACTCCATCACATCTAGAAAACTCTTTCAATGCCAAAATTGAGAGACATTTTACTCATACCGAACCTGACGTGCTAGCTCAATTCCTTCTCGACAAACGCAATCCCAGTACCAGAAAGGCTTATGCTAAAGACCTCAATGACTTTTTTCGAGTCACTACGGGTCAGGTTGCCAACTTAGATGCGGTGCTGGAGTTTTTGCACTTAGAACGTTCGGCTGCGGTGGGAGTGGTGCTGAATTACAAATCTAAATTATTTGATAAGGGATTATCGGAAGCGACGGTCAATCGGCGGTTGGCTTCGATTAAAACTCTGTGTAGCATGGGTCGTAAGTTGGGTATCTGTCAGTTTACCCTGGAAGATGTGAAGGGGGAACGGGTTCAGCAATACAGGGATACGACGGGGATTAGTCCAGAAGAGTATCGCAAGGTTCTCGATCTTTGCGATCGCTCTTCATTACAAGGGATTAGGGATTATGCCCTGTTGAAGCTGCTGTGGGACAATGCTCTGCGACGAAATGAGGTTAGTTTGTTAAATTATGGGGATTTTGAGCCTTTATCTAGGGAATTAACCATATTAGGGAAGGGCAAGGGTACGCAGACGGAGATTATCGGCTTGAGTACCTCTACTACCAACGCGCTGCTAGATTGGTGTAAAGCATACAAGCACAAGAAGAAGAAAGAACCGTTGTTTGTGGCTCTAGATTTTAAGCACAAGGGACATCGGATCACTGGGGATGGAATTTATAAGCTGGTGCGTCGCTATTGTCGGGAGGCAGGGATAACCAAACGGATGAGTCCCCATCGGGTAAGGCACAGTTCGATTACGGCTGCTTTGGATGCTACCGATGGGAATGTGCGGAAGGTGCAGAAGTTGTCCCGTCACCGTCAGATCGATACTTTGATGATTTATGATGACAATCGGGCTAAAGACCAGGTGGAATTGTCGGAAATGCTTTCTGGTTTGACAGATTAG
- a CDS encoding thermonuclease family protein: MKLKQIFNTTILTIGLLLAGYSYLKSQNKLSLDFASTTKSIDSKPWLIKDNSSIYDGDTLRVVRGSEELKIRFCGIDAPERDQKLGIESRDYLRSLVAQGDGTIYVLPIEKDRYGRTVAELWIPIKPDYEREIHLNTAMVEAGMAWHYEKYSGNCESAENLVWAEKIAREDKLGIWASNSQPPWEFRASKKANK, translated from the coding sequence ATGAAATTAAAACAAATATTCAATACCACCATTCTCACTATTGGCTTGCTGCTCGCTGGCTACTCCTATTTAAAGTCGCAAAATAAACTCTCCTTGGACTTCGCTTCTACCACCAAATCAATCGACTCCAAGCCTTGGCTAATTAAAGACAATAGTAGCATCTACGATGGTGACACTCTGCGAGTAGTCCGAGGTTCGGAAGAATTAAAGATTAGGTTCTGTGGTATCGATGCCCCAGAACGCGACCAAAAGTTGGGAATTGAATCTAGAGATTATTTGCGAAGTCTTGTTGCTCAAGGAGACGGCACAATCTACGTTTTACCCATCGAAAAGGATAGATATGGGCGTACTGTAGCTGAGTTATGGATACCGATTAAACCCGACTATGAGCGAGAAATACATCTAAATACAGCAATGGTTGAAGCTGGTATGGCATGGCATTACGAGAAGTATTCAGGTAATTGTGAGAGTGCTGAGAATTTGGTCTGGGCAGAAAAGATTGCCAGAGAAGATAAATTAGGAATTTGGGCAAGTAACAGTCAACCACCTTGGGAATTTAGAGCATCTAAAAAAGCTAATAAATAA
- a CDS encoding tetratricopeptide repeat protein — protein sequence MAYFGLGNLERAIAQFDLALKVAPRHADALNRKGIVLAQQGNLYQAVDNFDQALHFDFNFVDAYYNRGKARTELKNFQGAIADYNQAIKLDPTLAEAYGNRGLIRAQLGDNQEGLEDLQHAAKLFLDSGNMAGYQQTLTYIQMIQR from the coding sequence ATTGCGTACTTTGGCTTAGGAAATTTAGAGCGAGCGATCGCCCAATTCGATCTGGCACTAAAAGTTGCTCCCCGTCATGCTGATGCTCTTAACAGAAAAGGAATCGTTCTTGCACAGCAAGGCAATCTATACCAAGCAGTAGACAACTTTGACCAAGCCTTACATTTTGATTTTAATTTTGTTGATGCTTACTACAATCGGGGCAAAGCACGTACTGAGCTAAAAAATTTTCAAGGTGCAATTGCTGATTATAACCAAGCGATTAAGCTCGATCCTACTTTAGCAGAAGCCTATGGCAATCGTGGATTGATCCGCGCTCAGTTAGGAGATAACCAAGAAGGTTTAGAAGATTTACAACACGCAGCCAAACTTTTCTTGGATTCAGGAAATATGGCTGGATACCAACAAACCCTTACTTACATTCAAATGATTCAACGGTAG
- a CDS encoding ZIP family metal transporter, producing MKKTWLWAVLPLVALVTSIGIFLSTNPLSPLGISAPPLENLTVERTVLADRGISLLVRAEGSEPMQIAQVQVDGSYWTFTQKPSGALPRLSTAWIDLPYPWVENETHHLNLITNTGISFEHTIDVAVATPQFSLSRLWGFTLLGLYVGVVPVGLGMLFYPSLKSLGGEGMKFILALTLGMLAFLLVDTIEEGLELARGAANAFSGSILVWAIAAISFLTILTIGRSRGKAPEGQSLSTYLSFSIGIHNLGEGLAIGTAFAVGEAALGSLLVVGFTLHNLTEGIGIAAPLVKSKPTFITFLGLTALAGLPAVLGTWLGVFAFSPHWAAIFMGIGVGAILQVIVEVGSYLARTASKIGGTWLSKISLAGFSAGLIVMYGTALLVNF from the coding sequence ATGAAAAAAACTTGGTTGTGGGCTGTTTTGCCATTGGTAGCACTAGTTACTTCGATTGGTATTTTCCTTTCTACCAATCCCCTCAGTCCATTAGGTATTTCTGCACCTCCTCTAGAAAATCTGACCGTAGAACGAACTGTCTTAGCAGATCGCGGTATTTCCTTGTTAGTGAGGGCAGAAGGTTCAGAACCAATGCAAATTGCCCAAGTGCAGGTAGATGGTTCTTACTGGACGTTCACCCAAAAGCCTTCAGGTGCTTTACCTAGACTCTCAACTGCTTGGATCGATCTGCCCTATCCTTGGGTAGAAAACGAAACCCATCATCTTAACTTGATTACCAATACGGGAATTAGTTTTGAACATACTATCGATGTAGCTGTAGCTACGCCTCAATTTTCCTTGAGCCGTCTTTGGGGCTTTACTTTACTGGGGTTATATGTTGGTGTTGTCCCCGTAGGATTGGGAATGCTGTTTTATCCGTCTCTCAAGTCTTTAGGTGGAGAAGGAATGAAGTTTATTCTCGCTTTAACCTTGGGAATGCTGGCTTTTCTGTTGGTAGATACTATTGAAGAAGGGCTAGAACTTGCTAGAGGTGCAGCCAACGCATTTTCAGGCAGTATTTTAGTTTGGGCGATCGCAGCTATCTCTTTTCTAACGATTCTAACTATCGGTCGCAGTCGAGGTAAAGCTCCTGAAGGACAAAGCCTATCTACTTACCTATCTTTCAGTATTGGCATTCATAATTTAGGAGAAGGACTAGCAATTGGTACGGCTTTTGCTGTCGGAGAAGCTGCCCTCGGTTCGCTTTTGGTAGTTGGTTTTACTCTGCACAACTTAACAGAAGGGATTGGTATTGCTGCACCTTTGGTTAAATCTAAACCGACCTTCATTACTTTTCTAGGCTTGACTGCTTTAGCGGGACTACCTGCGGTATTAGGAACTTGGCTGGGCGTTTTTGCCTTTTCTCCTCACTGGGCAGCAATCTTTATGGGCATTGGTGTGGGAGCGATTTTACAGGTAATCGTAGAAGTAGGTTCGTATTTGGCACGTACCGCCAGTAAAATCGGTGGTACATGGTTATCTAAGATTAGTTTGGCGGGATTTAGTGCGGGATTAATAGTTATGTACGGTACGGCATTGCTTGTTAACTTCTAA
- a CDS encoding multicopper oxidase domain-containing protein, which translates to MIFNVSRRSLLELGLLGGGSILGKFLPNKALAQNSQQHNSQVTNSAVHGGSTTVGDVDNDRNGFSPRDILNDWDGGKVSQLPNGQTWREYDIAVEEREIEIAPGVFYPAWTYNGRVPGSTIRVTEGDRVKINFRNKSRHPHTIHFHGIHSARQDGVPGTLEAMPGGEVVYEFDAKPFGCHLYHCHSAPFKRHLHKGLYGAFIIDPDPKSHPEAEQEARSRLLGTPENQQWQEFLMVMNAFDTNFDEENEFYAVNTIPHEFMKRPLRIERDRPVRVYLINVTEFDPVNSFHLHGNFFDYYDSGTTLTPTLRTIDTVMQCQGQRGILEFSFKEHAPGQYMFHAHQSEFLELGWMSAFEVVA; encoded by the coding sequence ATGATATTTAATGTTTCCAGGCGATCGCTGTTGGAACTGGGTTTGCTCGGAGGGGGAAGTATCTTAGGAAAGTTTTTACCCAATAAAGCATTAGCTCAAAATTCCCAACAGCATAATTCTCAAGTTACTAATAGTGCAGTTCACGGTGGCAGCACTACGGTAGGTGATGTGGATAACGATCGCAATGGTTTTAGTCCCCGCGATATTCTAAACGATTGGGACGGGGGAAAAGTCTCTCAACTACCTAACGGTCAGACTTGGCGAGAATATGATATTGCTGTTGAAGAACGGGAAATTGAAATTGCACCTGGGGTATTTTACCCCGCCTGGACTTATAACGGTCGAGTTCCTGGTTCTACCATTAGAGTAACCGAAGGAGATCGCGTTAAGATTAATTTCCGCAATAAAAGCCGACATCCCCACACCATTCACTTTCACGGTATTCATTCTGCCAGACAAGATGGCGTTCCTGGGACGCTAGAAGCCATGCCAGGAGGAGAAGTAGTGTACGAATTTGATGCTAAACCTTTTGGCTGTCATCTCTATCACTGTCATTCTGCCCCTTTTAAGCGACACCTACACAAAGGACTTTACGGCGCATTTATTATCGATCCTGACCCCAAAAGCCATCCCGAAGCCGAACAAGAGGCGAGATCGCGTTTATTAGGAACTCCCGAAAATCAACAGTGGCAGGAATTTTTAATGGTGATGAATGCGTTTGACACCAACTTTGATGAGGAAAACGAATTTTATGCCGTTAATACAATTCCCCACGAATTTATGAAGCGACCTCTCCGCATCGAACGAGATCGCCCCGTGCGAGTTTATTTAATTAACGTGACGGAGTTTGACCCAGTTAACTCTTTTCATCTTCACGGTAATTTCTTTGACTATTACGATAGTGGAACGACCCTAACGCCTACTCTTCGCACCATCGATACCGTGATGCAGTGCCAGGGACAGCGAGGTATTTTAGAATTTTCCTTCAAAGAACACGCCCCAGGACAGTATATGTTCCACGCCCATCAGTCAGAATTCCTCGAACTCGGCTGGATGAGTGCCTTTGAGGTGGTGGCATGA
- a CDS encoding CbtB domain-containing protein, whose product MISTSNFWQHTQRFVLSLPMQVVLLVSLCMIILWTLYFSTYPPVHDALHETRHHTLTVPCH is encoded by the coding sequence GTGATTAGTACAAGTAATTTTTGGCAACACACCCAGCGTTTTGTTTTATCATTGCCGATGCAGGTTGTCTTGTTGGTTAGTCTGTGCATGATAATTCTCTGGACGCTTTATTTCTCTACATATCCTCCTGTTCACGACGCACTACACGAAACTCGTCACCACACTCTGACAGTCCCTTGTCATTAA
- a CDS encoding thioredoxin family protein, with amino-acid sequence MTKRLVEVFVAGCPLCDETVKLVRELACSNCEVKIYDLHQESAAEKEKRTQYGIYRVPAVVVNGKLAECCSSQQPVSREMLVAAGIGQG; translated from the coding sequence ATGACAAAACGATTAGTAGAAGTATTTGTAGCTGGTTGTCCTCTATGCGATGAAACTGTCAAGCTGGTGCGAGAATTAGCTTGTTCTAATTGCGAGGTGAAAATCTACGATCTACATCAGGAAAGTGCAGCAGAAAAAGAAAAAAGGACACAATATGGAATTTATCGCGTTCCTGCGGTAGTAGTAAATGGCAAACTAGCAGAGTGCTGTTCCTCTCAACAGCCTGTATCTCGCGAGATGCTTGTAGCTGCTGGTATTGGTCAAGGTTAA
- a CDS encoding heavy metal-responsive transcriptional regulator — protein sequence MAGKEGWLIGELSDRVGVSAHTIRYYERLGLLEPPRRTESQYRIYGQENEERLRFIQKAKRFGLSLDEIKQLIAIRTQGTPPCASLKTMVKQRLDDLNRQIEEMMSLRQELASRYEEISKLLPNASTLPTEEICQGKICGLIESIE from the coding sequence ATGGCAGGTAAAGAAGGCTGGTTGATTGGCGAGTTAAGCGATCGCGTGGGGGTATCGGCTCATACCATCCGTTATTACGAACGCTTGGGATTACTTGAACCTCCCAGGCGCACCGAATCACAATATCGCATCTATGGTCAAGAAAATGAAGAACGCTTGCGCTTCATTCAAAAAGCCAAGAGATTTGGACTTTCCCTAGATGAAATAAAACAACTAATTGCTATTAGAACTCAAGGAACACCTCCTTGTGCCAGTCTCAAAACAATGGTCAAGCAACGCTTAGACGATTTAAACCGCCAAATTGAGGAAATGATGTCTTTACGTCAAGAATTAGCCAGTCGGTACGAGGAAATTAGTAAATTATTACCCAATGCGTCTACTCTCCCGACTGAAGAAATCTGTCAGGGTAAAATCTGCGGGCTAATCGAATCTATTGAGTGA
- the merF gene encoding mercury resistance system transport protein MerF produces the protein MMNPKTALIVSISGTILVALCCFTPILVILLGAIGLSALVGYLDYVLLPALLIMLALTVLSYSRYRRCYERHK, from the coding sequence ATGATGAACCCTAAAACCGCTCTCATCGTTAGTATAAGTGGCACAATTCTGGTGGCTCTTTGCTGCTTTACTCCGATTCTAGTTATTCTTTTAGGAGCAATTGGTTTGAGTGCGCTAGTAGGTTATCTTGACTACGTTTTATTGCCAGCCTTGTTGATCATGCTTGCCTTAACTGTTCTTTCCTACAGTCGTTATCGTCGTTGCTATGAGCGTCATAAATAA